ttaatgtttttttatacctaGATTAATGCATATAAAACCATATCCTCAGTTTAAAGGTAACAATGCAATATTTACTAttcaattgaaatttttatattagtatttagtattttttatttcactggCAACCATTTTACAACCACCATAGTGTATTACTTTAAATATctgaaagttaattttttagataTACCCAcagaacttaaatttaaaaactattttttaaatacctaatttgcAAAAAGCAGTAAAGCACTAGGGTCTGAAATTATAACTCTTTATCTAAAAGTTAGTGTAAGATTgtaagaacaataatattattcttgagTCGAGTACATATAAGTTTCTAGAacttctaaaaaaaatcaacaaataatattgttaagtactaataaaaataacaagcgATTATCTGTGTTTGGTTAACCGTGTTAGTATGTGAGGTATTTAcgttagttcaattttttagcaattttgcgcataatataatataatataatatacctaccgtaaactaaaaattttcataACTAGGGTTAGGATTTCTGTGTTtgcaagtttcataataggtctattataactctaatttttaaactaactgaaCCAACATGTTCTGCTAAGCATAAATGTGTTATGTTACGCACAACACACTTGTAAgtcggagacaacaaatatctgtgtagTTGTTTTAGTCAAGACATACCGATAATTTATCAATTGTACTGATCGACCCGGTAATGCGagatagtattttttaaaactagtttGAATTTGTTATTAAGTTTACTTGAGATAGGTCAGTACACCTTTTCCAATTTAACTTATTTACCTTACCTtacgtcaaataataaaaatagttatcaaacaATAGTTAATGGATCATGAATGTGGGGGCCCTATTCTTATAAAAGagccattaatataatatgttgattcaaattgtgatataaaacaaaataatatttttgttgatgtttgaaaattattataataaattatattaatttttttagtgacaagtaggtatacctatgtttagtgtacatttgtaattaaatattaataatgtagttattatactaatgtagcttttaaaaaatatttgatgaatcaATGTCATGTAACTGCTGTTagttcaatattaattgataattaatgttttcataaaataatctcCTTCAGACCATGAAAACAagtttaattacaaaaaataattgtatgttaaaatagAATACATAGgtttgtatacataaaatatatacacataggtaCGTCGAATACAAGGATATATCAAaactaatttactattatatatataaattttttatgtgtacttacaaaatacaataataaacaaaattaatttttaaatcaataatttcaaaccaatacaaacaaacaatataaaatataaaatacttaacaaaaaaaaaaaacataattaaataaccaAATATAACTCAAGCAACgataatttctaaataaatattaaaattttgctAAGtcagattttagttttttaggtAAATAGAGACatagtttaaaaatgataaaaaaatgtgtatttaagctcaagtttattttatttctattacattaagaatatataaaaaaaaaaccaccttACCCTGATTTTAGCGATTCAAtgtttatagaaattaattatttcagaataaaatactcagtttttaagtttttaacagtTTACAAATTTAAAGGATTAGGTTGTACTAACCCACCACTTTGACACATTTGTTCAGCAATATCACTCATTTTTGAAAAGTTATCTAAGTGCTTCCCAGACTTCAGTTGCAATAAATTGCTTGCTACTCTATCACTggcctaaaaataaaaataaataattttaaattaaatatgtatttgtatgatacatagtatacataaaaAGCCAGTGAGACATACTTCAGAACAGTAAACTTGGGTCAATAGTGCTTCGTAATCAGCAGTGGGTAGACCTAAGTTGAGTGCTCTTGTTGCACGAGAAAGTACCACCGTCATAGTGTATGTATCAATAGCCGCTTGAGCTAATCTATTTAAAAGGAACTGTTCATCAATAATACCTTTTCCATGTTTGATTAACAGCGATTCTACAGCTGGTCCAAAAAGACCTACGctctaaaaataacaataaaatagttatatcaAATCAAGAAAACCTAAAGCATTTACTCACTTGACCAGCAAGATTAGCAGCATCTGATAATTTTGGGTGCACCAAGTGTGATAGAGATGGAGCAGAACTAAATCCGACCGATGAGAGAGCTCGTTTAGTGACTTCTTCAAGAATTAATCCTAAATTTGCTGTTGGATTTTTGAATGCTTTTTGCAATTCTTTGAGATGACTACCCGCAAACTGGATACCAGTTAAGGCCACAAAGAGCCTCAATATATCATTAGTACCTTCAAATATTCTGAATATTCTTAAGTCGCGCATAACTTTTTCTAGGCCAGTAGCCTTCATGTAGCCCATTCCACCTAGAATCTGGATAGCTTCATCACATACATACCAGGCAGATTCGGATGCAAAGCACTGttgacaaattatatatttttatttatcaattgtaattgattgtatttagaataaatattttttcaatacctTAGATATTGCTGCTTCTAAATGATAGTCTACAGATCCAGAATCCATGTTTCCAGATATCATATAAGCCATACTCTCCGTCACATAATGCAACATAGCCATGCGAGCAAGCTTCTCTTGTATGCTTCCAAATGAGTCCAAACGTTTACCAAACTGTACTCTAGTGGTAGCATGCTCTACAGCTTTAGCAGTCACTGATCTCATAGTACCAGACAGAGCAGCAGCCATTCCAAACCTtccattattcaatatattcatAGCTACTTTAAAACCTTGGCCAACACCGCccaaaacattttcaattggTATCTTGACATCTTCGTAAGTCACTTCGGCAGTATTTGAGGCTTTGATGCCCATTTTCTTTTCTGGTGGACTGTTTGAAACACCACCAAACGCTCTTTCCACAATAAAGGCAGTCACTTTGTCAACTGTCTTACCAGTCTTCTCGTCTTTTACAGGGGTTTGTGCAAATACTGTCATTATTTCTGCCATTCCTCCATTACTAAtccatattttatttccatttagAACAAAATGTTTACCGTCAGGAGATAAGACTGCTCGAGTTCTGAAATTgtgataatacaatatattgtattataatgataatatcattatttaaaaaaacatacctGATTGAGCCAGCATCACTACCAGATGACGGTTCAGTCAGACAAAATGCGGCAAATTCTTTATTGGACACTCTGGGGAGATATTTAGCTTTTTGTTCAGGTGTTCCAAATAGCAAAATTCCCTGTTATGATTaaaaactacaatttatttttcggtTAGATAAATAccttactttataatttataagataatgtttattgagaaaatattatcaatagtgatttttgttttataatattaacatataacatattagtattacattacataatttaaatatttttgaggatggaaaagtttatataataggtaggtaggtaccatgcTTTGTACAATTTGTACACTTCAAATTTTGAGACATGcgactttgttttttttttgcaatatttttatgCTGGTAAAAAAACTCAACACAAgtgatatacatttataaagatTGAAAGTTGAATAAAACTAGAACTTTAAgtcatttttagaatttatattatgtattttaccaacaaaaatagtaaataactgtaaaaaatCTGTACACATATCAAATGGTCAACTCAACTCTCaatcactaaaatatttttactaggcATGTGTAGTGTGTACATTCCTAACTGCTAAGTAATATAATTGACACTTTCAATTCATAcagttttgaaaacaaaaaggAAACTTAACAGTGTTATAATTATTGCGACAAATTGTACAGGTTGGATGAAAGAATTTATAAAgaatttaatctataatattttattggacaATAAACTTATCATGAaggcatatatataatatatgtaaatgcaACATActcattattaacattaaaattatgcaaacaatttaaaatgttgatctaAAGTATTTACATAGATTATGTTCTAAGATTTTAGCACGCTAAATATGCCATTCCAtggaacaaataaattaaaaataaaactatatagtttaattttttctatacacaacaaaattactcaatttttttggtataaaCAATTTCCATACAATACTGAAAATATTGAATGATTGGACTAGGTAAAATTGTAGATAAaacaattacatacatttttattttttggggggTAAATGTAAgctatagataaatattttatagttatagaaTTTACCagtataaaacaaattgaccagtctaccataaaaaaattgacattgtaaatattattaccatttacggtaaaaattaaaaaataaaaaaaataaaataccaatacaattttaattttgatacccttttataaaaaaagtaaaaccacAGGTGTTTAATGGTGAGTTAGGGAATGGGCCGGATTAATTTCTTGCTGCCAATGAAACCGGAGTCTGTGCACGCCTATGGTTTACCACCTCAACATTTAAATCAGCTGGCCATTATAGATGTATTGTAAGATAGCTGTTTATATGTGTATGTTTATCATTCAATCAGTTTCACGCTaggaaaaaagtaaataaaaactaaaggTGCTCAAAGGAGTTGTAACCACGAGTAACTTAATTCTGCCACTGAAAGAGtatgaaacatataattatatagctgTCAGCTACATTGTTTAAACAGGATCACTTAGTCTATTTCAAtggtttgtaaataaaaatattacaaagctCTGTACAATGTAGAATGGTATGGAAATTGTGAACTGTAAAAACCATGTCACGGCCTAGGTTCAgaagaaaatacaaatataaatatttattaagttactTCATGTCGTCTCCTcaaatgtattaactatttatgaATACATGTATGTTATATgtgtgtttaaatataatataatatgtgattttaaTGAATCTGGATAAACTGTATTAGAACTGGATATCtcgattactataataatattagatagggAAACCTGCACCTGGGAtctaaacttttaataataacagGCAAATGtgctaaataatttaagtaatgaaGGATAATTTTTCATGGGCGTCCCTGTGGGGGAGGACGATCACCCCTCCATAAGTTGTGAGATGTTCTGTTTTTGCtaatagataaatacattttatacattttgttgattGTTAAAAGAGGTATTCaagactaaaattaaaattgatctgctgttaaacacaaacatttcaaatttgatTGTGCTCAAGctattaaaatttcttaaaaCCTGAGGTGTTCTAGAACCCATTCCAAATGAAATGGGttaagataaaattttattttatcattgatttttaaataatatcatgtataatatatactgtagtTTAGATAGTAGTATTTACTTTAAATCCAATTGACTGATGTGCTCCTAAAACAATACCCACAGCTAAATCATGAGCACCAACAATTTCTACCATTCTAGCATACTGAGTGTTGCTGAGACCCAAGCCACCTAAGTCTTGAGGTACTTGTAAAGAGAAAGCACCCATATCCCATAATCCTTCGAGGGTGTTAGGTTCTACTGTTTCTATCTCATCATTCTTGAGTGGGTTATTGActtccttgaaaaaaaataattgataaacatgataacaaattttttaaatttttatttgataaatactttgaaaaattttGTCACAGGATCGACTAGACTTGTTAATGTTTCAGTTTGTTCatcatttaatacatttggGTATGGGAAAACTTGTGAAGTTTGTAATTGACCACGGAACAGGTTCATTGTGAAGGATTTTGATTGTTTAACATCATTTTTTGAATCTGAGGATTTTTCTTTTAAGTGTGAAGCAGATGTTGACAAGAGtctgttaaaacatttttattataaattaatcaaatgtaATCATCTTGATAGGCAGTGGCATGGTGAACGGCGTTTTATGACACTTAGGCGTCATGGAGGAATTTTTGtttgagagggggggggggggttggatACATTATGGTAAccaataacataaaacaaaaataaaaatatttacagtcacataataattatatgtactatatattatattaaggggATAAAGAATGGGTAGGTACTGAAATATATGCTGGGAATCAAGGTTTATAAATGTTCACCATGCCACGGTAGAAgggttcaaataaaaaaaattatttccatctttacataataatgtttggttattcaattattataaatgtaaataatttaatcaaataattacttcttaggtataaaataataggtaacaagttattattcattttgaattgatacttttttttaattgtacagCATAATAATGAACAAAAGGTTATctcacataggtacctaactcttttgttaataatttttgtttaatgtatttttttatcacttatgtttcaatgtttcatagaaatatgattttgtattcaaaattacaaacaaatttcAGGTacctaaaatgtttaacttttcaTTAAgtattgaaaagaaaaaaataataactaataacaaagtAAATAACTAATTAGGTATAAGATGggtaatacctatagtatataatataatatatctaaaatctCAACAgctaaaaaatgaattcattaggtataaaattaatttcagttttaattaaacttataatatttatgaaaagattttaaatgtatgaacTGTATGtcctaacattatttttataaatataataataattttactctaCTTCCTGATTCGTAtgtcaatattattcaattggCATTGTTCTATTTATAGTGAAAGTAGATAGGTACATCAAAGccaaattaatcattaataatatattagattgaGTACAAAGGACAATGTTACGTCATTAAGTTAGATAATTTGTTTCTTATTTAATAAGCtccataaaaatattacctatattaatattcaattaattacctacctagttaatattataaaattgttataataaatattaaatattcaaaatatttgtaaattcggtaattattttaacagcAATAAATCATAACACTGATTTAAATTAATCTTAAATTATCATAGGTGGGTActtaactaaaatttattttcttttaaaccataaaagtaaaaagttgaataaattcaatatgTGATATAAGGAGgttaatcaattatttcatCCATAAAAAGTTGTACTTATAATGTAATTAGAAATGTTAGAATGTTCGATAAATATCCAAGTATTaaactcaatattaaatatgacaattttttcatttattcaaattaattgtttcaatacacttagtattattacaatgtaaatATGACAATGAGACTACCAATAATGTCTAACTATCTGCTTTTTTACGCAactaatcaatttttattaggtattctTAATTTGTAAGCTGCATTTTAAACTACCGTCTACCGATACATTTTACATTCAGTTGTGCAACAAATTCCAATAAATTTGCAAAGCAAAAAACCACATAccttctagttttctgaacggTCCTATATTCTTCTAGTGTTTTCAATTGGTTAcggtttaatttattgtatactttgaacattttgaaattagacggttggaaaaaaaaataacaagaacAAAAATTTATTTGAGAGTATCAACGACCCAACACAAACAGGCTACAACAAGGAAGTGTCCGTGAGTCGTGACTAACAGCGAACTTCTGACTAATACGTATTACGTCGCCTGTAGGCTGTTACGTACTGGTCACTGTGCCAGCTGTCAAGTTCCAACACTTTACACAGCAGTAAGGTACTCTGTAAGGCAACAACAACTAAACCAACTATACTCAAGGttggtgtaaaaaataaataataagagtcCAACTCGAATTGGCaagaacaacaataataatatcacagatATGAGataataatggaaaaataatatgGTCGTGTTTTGTGATaaccacggtcttagaagataagACCGTGGTGATAACTGTATGTTGGTAAATTTCATAGAGTTTActctataatattgttctatgatgTTTATGTTGTCTCATAGACTGGTTACTCTATggtaaattttacaaaatgtagatAAGAACAATATTGATGACCCACATCCGggaatttatgataatttacagTGTGGCCACGCGTTGTAGGTCAAATGATATAGATAAGACTGACGACTGAAGAGAAGACCAAGGACTTGTAGTTCGTAATACgcgactaaaaaataaatttattatttaatcaattttgtGGTACCGGTGTGACGGCGTGCGCGACTTGGTTATGGACCATTtggtatagatattagataaaaGAATACTTAGAATGTTACCGTTCTACACTTGAGTACTCAACTTACAGTCAACactgtttttgattttattatttaaaattattttttccttgttttttgttttgactGTTCCGTTTTCTGTTCATCGCAAGCCGCAAGGTACTTGGTAATAATTACAGTTTATAGGATAATTATTCGCTTTTTGCCTATTTTCCTTACCCTGCGCGCTGTTGATACGCTATGTTCATCGAAAGGGGGAAACCCGAAGAAATCCCCAAGGGGGCCATACGTCTCACGAGAGATGAGGTCCAGGAGTACATGACCGACCTGATACACAAATGGCCAAATACGATGGAATTGTCAGTGATGATCACATTGCGCAAATATCACTCTTTGAgcatgtttttattgtttttagatgGGCGCTAAAACATGGTAATCCAATTCTATCGTCAGCCGTTGTGTTATCAAGTAcggtcattttaaatttttaccgcAAAAAACTACAACTAAGGAATTATGGACGTTTTACTTTGTTCTTGCCAATTGTTCTTGTCCCATCAATTTTCAATCAAATCTATCAAAACACAGTATGTAAActcatatacctaataacattACAAAGACAATGACTAAAACCTTATATTCCATAGGTGACTactaaatcaataattttacaagAAGATTGTCCTATTTGCATCAATACACAATCAATGTTCATTCAAATAGGCACAGGAATTGTTTATCCTCTGATGAGCACAATTGGTGGAACTTATATGGTAAATATGCGTTATACTTGAACAAtctttttaacatattatgatttttattgttaattcaGTCATAAATAATCTGTCATAACTATTTATACTTTCAGTTTGCCAGCAAAATGAGTACATTCAGTTTGAAATCTAAAGGACCTGACATTATTAAAGAATTTGCTTTGCATGTAATGAAAATAAGTCGTCCACTATACAACAGACTTACTGCATTTGTCATTGGTCATGCATTATTAAGTTATATGATAAGTCATTACCAAAtggataattttgaatttttaaggaTTAAAATGTTACAACAACAAAACGAAGAAATAGAAACATTACGTCTAagtgaaaaaaattagttataaataatgatcCACTATGTCActgataaagtaatttaattgtaaaactACCAATtagaatcttaaaatatatagaatattttagcttataaaactgttttatgcttttaatataacaaaaatattacgatTCGTTTTCTTATTTATGTGggttaattgtttattattgtgaACCATACTAACATAATGTtaatacgaatatattatacatgggtaatgactaatgagcatGCACACATAAGTAGTCAGTTACGAGTTACTGgttagattatataatattatatatctgatCTAAATTACCAGATGTTTATTTAGTCACTCTCAATCAAGGTCTGTGTAATAATTTCTTGatcatttattgtttatacttcACCCCACATGAAAAAGATTCTGTGCCTTGGCAAAAACATGTCCCACATGTTGTCATGTTGTCATGTACTCATGTGTCACAAATTGAGCAAGAAATTGTGATATAAAACCAGTTACTTCTCTTGTGGgtcaaagtatatttttaatattataactaatgaatttaatatcaaacatttatacctaatttaaagataaattaaagtattttactGCAACAAAATAATcctttctttaaaaaaaaattgagatgtTAGGTGgttatactctgttcaaaatgaGATCAGTATTGGGCGGCCAAGTTGTGCGCGAGGGCGTGGCTTTGTAACACGACACAAATTAGTGTTGCCAACATAGTGGGGACGGTGTCTGACCGTCACGAAacgaaaactggtcgccgccTGGTACTGATTTCATTTTGTACAGAGTATATTTGATCTCTATAGTCTATTAGTAGTCACTACTCCACTCAactatattagtatttacaGTTGATGGTAATCCTTTCCCAACAAGAAGTGACACACGTAAAAACCATCCATCAGTCAGTTGTTTAGTTAAtatctacagttaaattttgtatttttaaattatttaaactatatctATGTATTTTGAAGTATTGGTCTCCATCTTGgtaatataacacaataagGTCCTAGTCAGTGGTGCACCCAGGGAAGTGGGAGGGGGGAAAGGCGGTGGCTAGGCTTACaacatggtatttttttttttttaagataccCGTCATCAAACCTTAATTATatcttacatatttattaattgtgatTATTAAGCAATAAAATGTCAAGGGTCACCAAATTTTATACTGCCCGTGGACactaaataaagtaaaaatttaaaactgacaacaCCCTAATTTAGATTCATAAAAATGGCAACACACATAAATCAGTggatttttgaaaaagtatcaactataaaaatatacgtaaattgTTTTTCTGTGGTTACCATCACATAATAATGCTgtacatttatacttaaaacatgtacaatataaaatatataaaactttttttggcAACACATTACAGTAATACGCGATATACCGGTTTAGAACCACtgatataaagtataaacatatttcCAATAATTATACGAAGCATAATATAAGACagcaatatacctatttattgtatatactgACATCAATATATACCTGTTTATAAATTGAATCAATTAATAGCATGAATTGTAATATATTCagcaaaacaataaaaattagcgtataataatacaatactttataaatcattactaatttaaaaataataatgattattgatcAACTATGTATAGTCTATACTACATTAGGGACCCCAGCTATGACCAGTTTTTGTCAGGTGACAGTGTCTGTGGTAAACGTTAGTTGTCCCAACCAAGTGAAGCATCTGCCTGCCATTCCTTTGCACACAGGTAAACCACTGAAGTACCTTTTAAATGTGGAGTATAAAGAcaatttatagttatagttatagatcaaaaatatataattaagtcAAATGCTAGTCAGAAAAATTGTTTGACAAAAAAGTAAAACCATGTTTATATAATCAAACTTTCTTTGAAGTAAGTGAACACATAATAAGGTTTACAACACTTGTAtgaatatataacttattattcatataaaattgtatctttagAAATTAATACATTCGATTATTAATACAACCAagataattagataaattaataatatatatattaactcaatgataaaaatgtatatatacatattaataatatagtttaaaagtttaatatttaaatacctaacttatgtaaaattaaaaagttcttTGATATTtcatgcatttattattatggaaaggtataatttttatataattaacttaaaaataattaatatttctataaaaacctAATggctttttttaagttttaaattataaaattctaaggtttttaaaaacgtaatgattaatattttcatattatgtaattatttttttcttgaaaataaatattaaaaaaatctatggaagaaaatatattgaatattaataatacttaaggaataatttcattaattcaCTTAGTTGAggaaagttattaatttatatttgttgaatttgaattaagAAGATGTCCGCGCACTATTTGTTTCCTGTCATTGATCCATgagcaacatagcaaatttgtgTCCAGTAGAAGCAATCTTGTGTTGTTAGGTGtaatattagaatgaattgacttattatgaaactttaagttttaaacataaTCTAAGTTTGTATGATggctttatacaatatttaaatttatctatgaTAAAagagtatttttatattctacaacagattatatatttaatttaatagtttgataatatttaatattattcattctaatattaaagataacaaCAAAAGATTGGTACAGCTGAAGGCGAATTAATTGTTGCATAGgggttaaaaaaaagaaaacaaatagtgcaagGACATCCTCTAAACAAGTTTTATTGTCTGttacaaacataattttaagtaaaatggaaataacaattcatttaaaaatcataattagaaacatttgtatattaaattaataattatcatatattttgaatgtgtatcttattcaacttaaaaatgttattaattattagattattttacaaaaaaccatcgaaaataggaaaataaaataatattttttactttaaatcacaacaattagattattttcataaaacttattatttttttattggccatctgattttatattatgttggatagttataataaattggtgatgtttttttgaaatacaTTGATTGTAATAAAGGATgcgaatgtgttaaaatatgtatgtttggATGTTTAAAATTAGGCAGTGTTGGTATTTGAGAGGCCACTGCGTCTTCTTGGCCCCAAAGATGCTGCTAGCAACGTACAGTTTGCATATGGTTCATATAATCTTGGAAACTGACTGATACAGTTTCGCTTTGGTATCTAGTCAATTTTAAAGAACGGCGAGTCTCAGGTGTTACATGACCTCGATAACCTCCTTTACGCAGGAGTGAAtcaattg
The Metopolophium dirhodum isolate CAU chromosome 7, ASM1992520v1, whole genome shotgun sequence DNA segment above includes these coding regions:
- the LOC132948792 gene encoding uncharacterized protein LOC132948792, giving the protein MFIERGKPEEIPKGAIRLTRDEVQEYMTDLIHKWPNTMELWALKHGNPILSSAVVLSSTVILNFYRKKLQLRNYGRFTLFLPIVLVPSIFNQIYQNTVTTKSIILQEDCPICINTQSMFIQIGTGIVYPLMSTIGGTYMFASKMSTFSLKSKGPDIIKEFALHVMKISRPLYNRLTAFVIGHALLSYMISHYQMDNFEFLRIKMLQQQNEEIETLRLSEKN
- the LOC132949208 gene encoding very long-chain specific acyl-CoA dehydrogenase, mitochondrial codes for the protein MFKVYNKLNRNQLKTLEEYRTVQKTRRLLSTSASHLKEKSSDSKNDVKQSKSFTMNLFRGQLQTSQVFPYPNVLNDEQTETLTSLVDPVTKFFKEVNNPLKNDEIETVEPNTLEGLWDMGAFSLQVPQDLGGLGLSNTQYARMVEIVGAHDLAVGIVLGAHQSIGFKGILLFGTPEQKAKYLPRVSNKEFAAFCLTEPSSGSDAGSIRTRAVLSPDGKHFVLNGNKIWISNGGMAEIMTVFAQTPVKDEKTGKTVDKVTAFIVERAFGGVSNSPPEKKMGIKASNTAEVTYEDVKIPIENVLGGVGQGFKVAMNILNNGRFGMAAALSGTMRSVTAKAVEHATTRVQFGKRLDSFGSIQEKLARMAMLHYVTESMAYMISGNMDSGSVDYHLEAAISKCFASESAWYVCDEAIQILGGMGYMKATGLEKVMRDLRIFRIFEGTNDILRLFVALTGIQFAGSHLKELQKAFKNPTANLGLILEEVTKRALSSVGFSSAPSLSHLVHPKLSDAANLAGQSVGLFGPAVESLLIKHGKGIIDEQFLLNRLAQAAIDTYTMTVVLSRATRALNLGLPTADYEALLTQVYCSEASDRVASNLLQLKSGKHLDNFSKMSDIAEQMCQSGGLVQPNPLNL